The window TTCAATCATTGGGCCTTCATAGGCTATGGAGGATGCAAGGTAACGATCACATATTATTTTCTTATTGCTTTTGAGTTCCTCCTGGTGGTTTAGCCTGTCATATGTAAAAAGAAAGAAGTTGTAAAAGGAATTCTCCGGGCTGCTGAGTTTTTTGAGTTCGCCGAATTGAAATGCATCAGTTGGCTCTTTTGTGTAATGAAAATCAGGGAATGCCGGCTTCAGTGAGTTTATCAGTGTGGTCTTTCCTGACCCATCTATCCCTTCCATGGTTACGAACATTATATGGGTATATTCAGGGCTTATAAATTATTATTTATGATAATTGAGCATGGAATTTAAATAATTATTAATAGTAATTAATTATATCAATTAAATGCTTCCGAGTATTGAAGAATTGAGGAAAATGCGCAAATCACTGGGTATTAGCCAGAAGGAACTGGCACGGATCAGTGGTGTAAGCCAGTCATACATTGCCAGGCTGGAAAAGGGAGAAATAAACCCTGCTTACGATAAGGTCAGGAAGATATTTGAATATCTGAACACCTCCGGAAACCGCGCACGGGATATAGATATTAAAGCCGAATTTATAATGACAAAGGATGTTGATACATGCGAAATGAACGATTCTATAATATCCGCATTGAACAAAATGAGGGAAAAAGGCTATTCACAGCTTCCGGTTGTAACCTCTGATAAACGGATCATCGGGACAATTACCGAGTCTGACATCAATGACATGCTTATAAAGGGCACAAGCATAGAATCATTGAAGCTTTTGACAGTGAAAAAGGTAATGGGGAAAGTCCTGCCGCAGCTGGATAAAAATAGCCCCATATCAATGATATATCCACTTTTAAAATACTCCAACGCTGTGCTGATAGTAGATGGTGCTGAGCTCAAGGGAATAATTACAAAGGCTGATGTACTAAAGGCAGTTGAAACTTATGGGTAATATCATACTGTTCACAATATACGGGATAATACTTTTTGCACCGGCATTTATAGCAAATCCAGGGGCGGTGATTACTGGCGGTCATTTTGTAATGGACATGGGCAAAACATACAGGGGCAAGAGAATTCTTGGGGATGGAAAATCATGGTCCGGATTCATCGGTGGCTCCCTTATCGGCGTTCTATCCGGCATTATAATTTACTATGCTGTCCATATTCTGAATATACCGTATCCTGATTATGGCAAAAATCTCCTTGATGCCGTGCTGGTTCTCATCCCAATGAGTTTTGGGTCGCTTCTGGGGGATATAACAGGGTCATTCGTAAAAAGAAGGATCGGCATGAAGCGTGGTGCCAAAGGCTCTATACTGGACCAGTGGCCATTTGTTCTGGTGTCATTTTTCATGGTCTTTATATTTGCAAGACCTTTTTTTATTTCCGTTTACGGTGACCTGCTGCCTGTGATTGTAATACTTGTTATAACCCCACCAATACACAGGGGCGTGAATATACTGGCGTACAAATTTAAAATGAAGGATGTTCCATGGTAAAAATGGTTATTGCTGTAAGAAAGGATATTTCAATGGGAAAGGGGAAAATTGCTGCACAGGTGGCACATGCTGCAGTTGCATGCACCCTTATCTCAATGAAAAAAAACAAGAAAACGTTCAATGAATGGTATGCAACCGGCCAGAAGAAGGTTGTGGTAAAGGTGGATAGCCTCCAGGAAATATATAAAATAAAGGAGGAATGCAAAATCCGCGGTGTTATCAGTGAAATAATAACAGACGCAGGCTTTACACAGATTATCCCTGGAACTGTTACATGCATAGGCGTCGGCCCTGATGAGGATGATCTGCTGGATCAGATAACCGGAGATTACGGCTTACTCTGATTAAACAGTACAGCGCTTCCCGTGAGAAAAACATATATATCTTTCTTAAAATATCATGATGTGGAAAACCACGGTTCTTCTATACTGCCCCTGCATTACGGCCATCCTCCAGAATATCTGTACAGAAGAATGGTAAAGCTTGGCGGTATAATTTCTGATATAATAATAGGGAATTACGGTGAGGATTTTTATCTGAACAGGCTTGCAGATCCATTCTGGTTCCATTCCCTGTCCCTGGCCATTGGCTTTGACTGGAATTCCAGTGGAACCACCACTGCAACCCTTGGCGCCCTGAAGGAATACATAAATAAGGGAGACAGCCTGAAAATACTGGGCGGGAAGGGCAGGCATATGGGGACAATAAAGGATGAATTTGATTCACTTGAAGCGGAAGGAAACATACCATCCGGGAAAATAGATAGAATAAGAAAGGATGCAAAATTGATAGGAAGGGTTGATGAAAAACTACTGCAGGATGGGTTCAACCTGTATATGCAGTTCATAATAATGGATTATCATGGAAATTATACAATCGTGAACCAGGGAATGAATTCAGAATCGCATTTGGCGAGAAGGTACCACTGGAAGAACAGCAGCAGGGACCTGTATAATGATGCCAGAAACGGTATTTCTGGGTTTGAGAACATGATAAAGCTGGATCTGTCCACCAGGAAAAGTGATAGAAATAGGTCTGATATTATTGATATAATTAAAGATAATCCCCTAAAATACAGCAGGCAGAGGTCGCTGGATAATTTTATGGAATCAGCACCGGCTCTGGATTTGAATTATAGAATTGACTGGAACAGGATGAGGGAACTTTATGAGTATAATCCAGGGACTTTTCAGGAATTGATGGAGATTCCTGGGCTGGAAAAGTCCACCATAAGGGCCCTTTCATACCTCGCAGAAATTATATACGGGGATGCGCCATCATTTTCAGATCCTGTAAAATATTCTTTCTGCCTTGGCGGGAAGGACGGGGTGCCAAAGCCGGTAAATGTCCACGATTACGATGTGGCCATAAATTTTTACAGGGAAATCCTCCACGGGAACCGGTATTATGGGGGAATAACAAGGAGGCTGTCAAGGATGATCCATGAAGGTTCACCATGATAATTATTAATTTCCGGGCAGATGGCATTTATTGGAAATTTTTATCCATGGCCTCAAAAATTCTTAGGTTTTCGGGAAAATGTTAATAACGTAAAAACCAATCCCAATAGCATGGTTACAGTATCTATAGATATTGGCGGGACATTTACTGATATCATAATAATAGATGGGGAAATACACTATTATAAGGTGCCGACAACACCCGCCAATCCTGAGCAGGCAGTTTTGGAAGGGCTGGGTAAATACCTCCATAATAATATTGATGAGTTTATACACGCCACGACGATTGCCACAAATTCTCTTCTTGGCCAGTACGGGCTTGAGCTCCCGCGGACAGCACTTATTACAACAAAGGGCTTCAGGGATGTAATTGAGATAGGCAGGCAGAACCGGCCTGAATTATACAATCTTGACTTCCACAGGCCGAAAACGCTCATACCATCAAAATTCAGGTACGAGGCAGATGAACGTACGGATGTCAATGGGCACATAATTAAGAAGCTGGATACCGATAGCATGGAAAACGTTAAAAATTCCCTTATAAAAAATAAGGTAAAATCTGTTGCAATATGCTTTTTACACTCATATATGAATCCAGAAAATGAGGTTAACCTCAAAAATTATCTTTCAGAATATTTTGACAATATATCAATATCATATGGCGTATCTCCCGAGCCCAGGGAGTATGAAAGGACGTCAACTACTGTTGTCAATTCAGTATTGATGCCCGTGGTGTCAGGATATCTCAAGAGATTGAAATCGGTTCTGGATAAATTCGGATCTCCTGAAATAAATATGATGTCAAATGCCGGTGGCCTGGTATCAGTAGATGAGGTAATTAAAAAACCGGTCAATATAATAGAATCCGGCCCTGCTGCAGGTGTCATAGCAGCCAGTGAATTCTCATCCATACTGGGTATCGACAAAGTTATCAGCTTTGACATGGGAGGAACAACTTCCAAGGCCGGAACTGTGATAAATCATAATGTTGAGATTACTGCAGAATATGAGGTGGGGGGGTCATCACATCATGGCAGGATAGTTAAGGGTTCCGGATATCCTGTCAGATTCCCATTTATAGATCTCTCCGAGGTATCCTCTGGTGGGGGCACTGTAATATGGAAGGATAAAACAGGTGCCCTGAATATCGGGCCAATGAGTGCTGGATCAGAACCAGGGCCAGTTGCATACAACCGTGGTGGGAAGGAACCCACGCTTACCGATTCAAACCTTGTAATGGGAATCATAAATGACAAAATGTCCGGGTCTGATAAAATACTGAGAAAGGACCTGGCCCTGAAGGCCCTTGAAAAACTTGGAGACCCCTATGAGGTTGCAGAATCTGCAATAAAGCTCGCAAACCTTGAAATGGCCAGGGCAATACGGCTTGTCACTGTGGAGAGGGGGCTGGATCCGGCAGAATTCACCCTTTTCGGATTCGGCGGTGCCGGGCCACAGGTTACAATGCCCGTGGCAGATGAACTGGGAATAAAGAATGTAATAATACCACCGGAGCCCGGAGTATTCAGTGCACTGGGGTTGATGCTTGCCAATATAAAATACGAGGCAAGGATGTCCTATCCAGAGGATCTGGAGGGTGGATTTACAGAGCTGGAGCAGAAGCTGAAATACCAGGTAAAGGAACCGGAGTTCCTGAGATACGCAGATTGCAGATATGTGGGTCAGGGGTCTGAGCTGACCATCCCTGTTAAAGTGGCTGACAGGGAAAGCATAATCTCTGATTTTACAGATACTCATAACAGAACATTCGGGTTCACCCTGGACAGGCCTGTTGAAATACTCACAATAAGAGTTTTTGCTGTTAAAAAGAGGATAAAGCCTGATATTAAATCAGGCAAAAATATAGAAAGCAAACCTGTTGAGAGGAAGGTCTATATAAATGGGAAATGGGAAAATGTTTATGTATACCAGAGGGAAGGCCTGCCAGTAGGGAAGGAAATTACAGGGCCTGCCGTAATTGAGGAGGATGGTTCAAGTACCTTTGTACCTCCAAAATGGAAGATATTCCGCGGGGAAAACAATGAATTAAGGGCGGTGAAATTATGACTGACTGGGAAATAATAGGAAAGGCTACACAGTTTATAGCCGAGGAAATGGGTGTTGCACTGAAAAGATCTGCCATTTCTCCCAACATAAGGGAGAGAATGGATCATAGTTGTGCCGTTCTTGATGCCGATGGCAGGA of the Ferroplasma sp. genome contains:
- a CDS encoding XRE family transcriptional regulator, with amino-acid sequence MLPSIEELRKMRKSLGISQKELARISGVSQSYIARLEKGEINPAYDKVRKIFEYLNTSGNRARDIDIKAEFIMTKDVDTCEMNDSIISALNKMREKGYSQLPVVTSDKRIIGTITESDINDMLIKGTSIESLKLLTVKKVMGKVLPQLDKNSPISMIYPLLKYSNAVLIVDGAELKGIITKADVLKAVETYG
- a CDS encoding CDP-2,3-bis-(O-geranylgeranyl)-sn-glycerol synthase, yielding MGNIILFTIYGIILFAPAFIANPGAVITGGHFVMDMGKTYRGKRILGDGKSWSGFIGGSLIGVLSGIIIYYAVHILNIPYPDYGKNLLDAVLVLIPMSFGSLLGDITGSFVKRRIGMKRGAKGSILDQWPFVLVSFFMVFIFARPFFISVYGDLLPVIVILVITPPIHRGVNILAYKFKMKDVPW
- the pth2 gene encoding peptidyl-tRNA hydrolase Pth2 yields the protein MVKMVIAVRKDISMGKGKIAAQVAHAAVACTLISMKKNKKTFNEWYATGQKKVVVKVDSLQEIYKIKEECKIRGVISEIITDAGFTQIIPGTVTCIGVGPDEDDLLDQITGDYGLL
- a CDS encoding DUF763 domain-containing protein; this encodes MENHGSSILPLHYGHPPEYLYRRMVKLGGIISDIIIGNYGEDFYLNRLADPFWFHSLSLAIGFDWNSSGTTTATLGALKEYINKGDSLKILGGKGRHMGTIKDEFDSLEAEGNIPSGKIDRIRKDAKLIGRVDEKLLQDGFNLYMQFIIMDYHGNYTIVNQGMNSESHLARRYHWKNSSRDLYNDARNGISGFENMIKLDLSTRKSDRNRSDIIDIIKDNPLKYSRQRSLDNFMESAPALDLNYRIDWNRMRELYEYNPGTFQELMEIPGLEKSTIRALSYLAEIIYGDAPSFSDPVKYSFCLGGKDGVPKPVNVHDYDVAINFYREILHGNRYYGGITRRLSRMIHEGSP
- a CDS encoding hydantoinase/oxoprolinase family protein, which codes for MVTVSIDIGGTFTDIIIIDGEIHYYKVPTTPANPEQAVLEGLGKYLHNNIDEFIHATTIATNSLLGQYGLELPRTALITTKGFRDVIEIGRQNRPELYNLDFHRPKTLIPSKFRYEADERTDVNGHIIKKLDTDSMENVKNSLIKNKVKSVAICFLHSYMNPENEVNLKNYLSEYFDNISISYGVSPEPREYERTSTTVVNSVLMPVVSGYLKRLKSVLDKFGSPEINMMSNAGGLVSVDEVIKKPVNIIESGPAAGVIAASEFSSILGIDKVISFDMGGTTSKAGTVINHNVEITAEYEVGGSSHHGRIVKGSGYPVRFPFIDLSEVSSGGGTVIWKDKTGALNIGPMSAGSEPGPVAYNRGGKEPTLTDSNLVMGIINDKMSGSDKILRKDLALKALEKLGDPYEVAESAIKLANLEMARAIRLVTVERGLDPAEFTLFGFGGAGPQVTMPVADELGIKNVIIPPEPGVFSALGLMLANIKYEARMSYPEDLEGGFTELEQKLKYQVKEPEFLRYADCRYVGQGSELTIPVKVADRESIISDFTDTHNRTFGFTLDRPVEILTIRVFAVKKRIKPDIKSGKNIESKPVERKVYINGKWENVYVYQREGLPVGKEITGPAVIEEDGSSTFVPPKWKIFRGENNELRAVKL